The Anaerolineae bacterium genome contains a region encoding:
- a CDS encoding YbhB/YbcL family Raf kinase inhibitor-like protein encodes MRPKMPSRWHIFCVLAFLLAACAQGGGTLTLQETKAALTISLTSPAFVEGGTIPVKHTCDGEDLSPPFQWRNVPQATKSLALIGDDPDAPGHTFVHWVLYGIPPTAEGLPEGIPAMEVLPDGARQGMNDFQRIGYGGPCPPAGKPHRYVFKLYALDVELALAPGATAQDLMRAMEGHILAEGRLIGTYQRR; translated from the coding sequence ATGAGGCCCAAAATGCCCTCTCGATGGCACATCTTTTGTGTACTGGCCTTCCTGTTGGCCGCCTGTGCCCAAGGTGGTGGGACGCTTACGCTTCAGGAGACGAAGGCCGCGCTGACGATATCACTGACCAGTCCCGCTTTTGTTGAGGGGGGAACGATTCCCGTCAAGCATACCTGTGACGGCGAGGATCTCTCGCCGCCATTCCAATGGCGTAACGTGCCCCAAGCCACAAAGAGCTTAGCCTTGATCGGTGACGACCCGGATGCCCCGGGGCATACCTTCGTCCATTGGGTGCTCTACGGCATCCCGCCGACGGCGGAAGGGTTGCCGGAAGGGATCCCTGCTATGGAGGTTCTCCCAGATGGAGCCCGACAGGGGATGAATGACTTCCAGCGCATCGGCTACGGCGGGCCCTGCCCGCCGGCAGGGAAACCTCATCGCTACGTCTTCAAGCTCTACGCCCTGGACGTTGAGCTCGCCCTGGCGCCTGGAGCGACAGCACAAGACCTAATGCGAGCGATGGAAGGTCATATCCTGGCCGAAGGGCGATTGATAGGAACGTACCAGAGAAGGTAG
- a CDS encoding FmdE family protein — protein sequence MASLPELLEATAAQHKHLCPRQVLGVRMGLLGGRWLGLEVPRDDKRLIAFVETDGCFADGITAATGCRVGKRTLRVVDFGKVAVTFADIYTERAVRIAPHPLSRERAKSYAPDAPSRWHAQLQAYQIMPDEELMIAQAVVLTFSLEKFVSKAGYRVTCAICGEEVINEREVLRDGLTLCRACAGERYYQIAEARAPLSL from the coding sequence ATGGCCTCTCTTCCAGAGCTGCTTGAAGCCACCGCCGCCCAGCATAAGCATCTTTGCCCACGCCAAGTGCTGGGAGTGCGCATGGGGCTGCTCGGAGGCCGCTGGCTGGGCCTGGAAGTGCCACGAGACGATAAACGCCTGATCGCCTTCGTGGAGACGGACGGCTGCTTCGCCGACGGCATCACCGCGGCCACCGGCTGTCGGGTGGGCAAGCGCACCTTGCGGGTGGTGGACTTCGGCAAGGTCGCCGTGACCTTCGCCGATATCTATACCGAACGGGCTGTTCGGATCGCGCCGCATCCGTTGAGCCGCGAGCGAGCCAAGAGTTACGCCCCGGATGCGCCGTCCCGCTGGCATGCCCAATTGCAGGCTTACCAGATCATGCCGGATGAAGAGCTGATGATCGCCCAGGCGGTGGTCTTAACATTCTCTCTGGAGAAGTTTGTGAGCAAGGCGGGATATCGGGTGACCTGTGCCATATGTGGAGAAGAGGTGATCAACGAGCGAGAAGTGCTGAGAGATGGGCTGACGCTATGTCGCGCCTGTGCGGGTGAGCGATACTACCAAATCGCCGAGGCACGCGCGCCGCTTTCCCTTTAA
- a CDS encoding bifunctional transaldolase/phosoglucose isomerase, producing the protein MKSENPLRQLQAFGQSVWYDNIRRGLITSGELQQLMEMGIVGVTSNPTIFQRAIAGSTDYDDALRELALAGHSAQEIYEALAIEDIRAVADLLAPIYERTNGWDGYVSIEVSPELAYDTQGTVEEARRLRAAIGRHNVMIKVPATPAGIPAIEQLIADGVNINVTLIFALSAYEQVVNAYLAGLERRAQAGQPLANVTSVASVFVSRIDTAIDALLEERLQRTADPSERAEIQALLGKAAIANSKIIYRRFQQLFRSPRFQALMERGARVQRPLWASTSTKNPAYRDVMYVEELIGPDTVNTMPPVTIQAFSDHGVVRQTVTEGVDEAEIVLERLARLGIDLDAVMQRLLDEGVKAFADSFHALMDSIEAKRRAVLANRRRPWAASLGALQAAVDTRLEVMAQDRMIARLWAKDTSLWKEDLAHQAVIRNRLGWLRVTEEMQPHVAELQALAQEVWDEGFRHVMLLGMGGSSLCVEVFRRVYGSQPGAPTLWVLDTTHPDVIRKFEEAVDLSHTLFIVASKSGTTTEVVAFAAYFFDRVKAVRGDGAGQQFIAITDPGTPLAASAEARGFRRVVLNPPDIGGRYSGLSFFGLVPAALAGIDIARLLAQGDAMAKACQPAVPIRENPGAWLGAILGEAALAGRDKVTILAPPLLESFGLWAEQLIAESTGKEGKGIVPIAQEPVGSPEVYGQDRLFVYLTLDGEDRLDAAVAALEAAGYPVVWLRMPDISWIGAEFYRWEMATALAGAILGINPFDEPNVQESKDNTRRALNLYVAEGRLSQEMPAWEADGVAFFGERGSARSWEEALRAHLRGVRPGGYIAWMAYLDSTGPYEEALQAIRTRVRNALRVATTVGYGPRFLHSTGQLHKGGPDHGVFVQLTADPMTDLPIPGQPYSFGTLIAAQALGDWQSLRAHGRRVVRLHLGRDVAAGLASIQRALDELI; encoded by the coding sequence ATGAAGTCCGAGAATCCGCTAAGACAATTGCAAGCGTTTGGGCAGAGCGTGTGGTACGACAACATCCGCCGTGGCCTGATCACCTCGGGCGAGCTACAACAGCTCATGGAAATGGGGATCGTCGGGGTGACGTCGAACCCAACGATCTTTCAGCGCGCCATCGCCGGCAGTACTGACTACGACGACGCCTTACGCGAGCTAGCCCTAGCTGGCCATTCCGCTCAGGAGATCTACGAGGCGCTGGCGATTGAAGACATTCGCGCTGTAGCAGACCTCCTCGCTCCGATTTATGAGCGTACCAACGGGTGGGACGGTTATGTCAGCATTGAGGTATCGCCTGAGCTGGCGTACGATACACAAGGAACGGTCGAGGAAGCGCGACGATTGCGCGCGGCGATCGGACGGCACAACGTGATGATCAAGGTACCCGCTACGCCAGCTGGCATTCCAGCCATTGAGCAACTAATTGCCGACGGGGTGAACATCAACGTCACCCTCATCTTCGCGCTGAGCGCATACGAGCAAGTGGTCAACGCTTATCTCGCCGGCCTGGAACGGCGTGCACAGGCCGGACAGCCACTGGCAAACGTGACCTCAGTGGCCAGCGTCTTCGTTAGCCGCATTGACACGGCCATAGATGCCCTGCTAGAGGAAAGGCTGCAGCGCACCGCTGATCCATCAGAGCGAGCTGAGATCCAGGCGCTGCTGGGGAAGGCGGCCATCGCCAATTCTAAGATCATCTACCGTCGCTTTCAGCAGTTGTTCCGATCGCCGCGCTTCCAGGCCTTGATGGAGCGGGGCGCTCGTGTGCAGCGGCCTTTGTGGGCATCCACCAGCACGAAAAACCCGGCCTATCGCGATGTGATGTACGTGGAGGAGCTGATTGGCCCGGACACGGTGAACACAATGCCGCCGGTCACTATTCAAGCCTTCAGCGATCACGGTGTGGTCCGGCAGACGGTCACCGAAGGGGTGGACGAGGCGGAGATCGTGCTTGAGCGGTTAGCCCGTCTGGGGATTGATCTCGATGCAGTGATGCAACGCCTGCTGGATGAAGGGGTGAAGGCGTTCGCCGACTCGTTTCACGCACTGATGGACTCCATCGAGGCGAAACGACGGGCAGTGTTGGCCAACCGTCGCCGGCCCTGGGCCGCTTCTCTGGGCGCGCTTCAGGCGGCTGTGGACACTCGCCTGGAGGTGATGGCGCAAGATAGGATGATCGCTCGCCTTTGGGCGAAGGACACCTCGCTCTGGAAGGAAGATTTGGCGCATCAGGCAGTGATCCGCAACCGGCTGGGGTGGCTTCGTGTCACTGAGGAGATGCAGCCACACGTGGCCGAGCTGCAAGCCCTGGCGCAGGAAGTATGGGACGAGGGCTTCCGTCATGTGATGCTCCTGGGCATGGGGGGCAGCAGCCTGTGCGTTGAGGTGTTCCGTCGGGTGTATGGCTCTCAGCCAGGTGCGCCGACCTTATGGGTGCTGGACACCACACATCCGGACGTGATCCGCAAGTTCGAGGAGGCTGTGGACCTCTCACACACACTGTTCATCGTCGCCTCGAAGTCGGGTACAACAACGGAGGTGGTTGCATTTGCTGCCTATTTCTTTGATCGGGTGAAGGCAGTGCGAGGAGACGGGGCTGGACAGCAGTTTATCGCCATCACTGATCCGGGGACGCCGCTGGCCGCCTCTGCGGAGGCGCGCGGCTTTCGTCGCGTGGTGCTCAATCCGCCAGACATTGGAGGGCGTTATTCAGGCCTTTCCTTTTTTGGGTTGGTACCGGCAGCTCTGGCTGGGATAGACATTGCCCGGCTGTTGGCTCAAGGTGACGCGATGGCTAAGGCCTGTCAACCTGCGGTGCCGATCCGCGAGAATCCAGGGGCCTGGCTGGGCGCGATCCTAGGCGAGGCAGCACTGGCCGGTCGCGATAAGGTGACCATTCTAGCCCCGCCGCTACTGGAGAGCTTTGGGCTGTGGGCGGAGCAACTCATCGCCGAAAGCACCGGCAAGGAAGGGAAAGGCATTGTGCCCATCGCTCAGGAGCCTGTGGGAAGCCCGGAGGTATACGGCCAGGATCGGCTTTTCGTTTATTTGACCCTGGACGGTGAAGATCGCCTGGATGCAGCTGTGGCAGCGCTGGAGGCGGCCGGATATCCTGTGGTATGGCTGCGGATGCCAGACATCTCTTGGATCGGGGCCGAGTTTTACCGCTGGGAGATGGCGACGGCCCTCGCCGGAGCTATTTTGGGAATCAACCCGTTCGATGAGCCAAACGTTCAGGAATCGAAAGACAACACCCGCCGGGCGCTGAACCTATACGTAGCTGAAGGGCGCCTGTCTCAGGAAATGCCGGCATGGGAGGCAGATGGTGTAGCGTTCTTCGGCGAACGAGGAAGTGCTCGCTCGTGGGAAGAGGCGCTGCGCGCTCACCTGCGTGGAGTACGGCCAGGTGGATACATCGCCTGGATGGCTTATCTGGATTCGACCGGCCCATACGAGGAAGCTTTACAGGCGATTCGGACACGAGTTCGCAACGCGCTGCGGGTAGCGACGACAGTGGGATATGGCCCGCGCTTTCTGCACTCTACCGGCCAGTTGCACAAGGGTGGCCCCGATCATGGTGTGTTTGTGCAGCTCACTGCCGATCCAATGACAGACCTGCCCATCCCAGGTCAGCCATATAGCTTCGGCACGCTCATCGCGGCGCAGGCGTTGGGCGACTGGCAATCATTGCGGGCACATGGCCGGCGCGTTGTGCGATTGCATTTGGGACGAGATGTAGCCGCCGGTCTAGCATCGATCCAGCGAGCGCTAGATGAGCTGATCTAG
- a CDS encoding S9 family peptidase: MSDKEIRPYGLWPSPITPAMMARRLRLDDVQWDSDGRTLVWLEGRSDQGVLVCRRDEGAIRDLTDELSVRAGVGYGGGDFAVGHGFVVFAERNGRLYRQPLAHGSPRPITPAFGHAASPVISPDGRWVLFVHSYERVDVLGLVDSLGQQWPIKLVAGSDFYMQPVWHPVGDRIAWVEWDHPNMPWDGTRLKLAWLAGEPPRVVEETLIAGGIDVPVFQPAFSPDGRWLSFIATEGEWDRLYLLDLTSGERRVLIQDAVLALPAWVQGLRTYGWSHDSRCIFYQRNDRGFGSLWAVGINGEEPKLLNTTPYTWHAQIAPSPKADRIAFIGSASTVPTRVVVWEAGQAHVQRHSLSETVAAEDLPTPRPIEWKAPDGTTVHGLYYPPTSSRFVGTGLPPGIVSVHGGPTGQRVASYSADAAFFTSRGYGFLEVNYRGSTGYGRSYMLALREHWGMYDVEDAVGGARALGEQGLADPSRLAIMGGSAGGYTVLNALIRHPGVFKAGICLFGVTNLFTLATDTHKFEERYLDSMVGPLPQAAERYRNWSPLFHADQIRDPVAIFQGKEDKVVPPDQAESIVQVLRARGTPHIYRLYEGEGHGWRKAETIVSYYADVERFLRQHLLFA; this comes from the coding sequence ATGAGCGATAAGGAAATCCGACCATATGGACTGTGGCCGAGCCCCATCACGCCGGCTATGATGGCTCGCCGGCTACGCTTGGACGATGTCCAATGGGACAGTGATGGACGCACGTTGGTTTGGCTGGAGGGGCGATCTGACCAGGGCGTGCTGGTTTGTCGCCGGGACGAAGGCGCCATTCGCGATTTGACAGATGAGCTTTCGGTGCGCGCCGGCGTCGGCTACGGCGGCGGAGACTTCGCTGTAGGCCACGGCTTCGTGGTTTTTGCCGAGCGTAACGGCCGGCTCTATCGCCAGCCGTTGGCGCATGGAAGCCCCAGGCCGATCACGCCCGCGTTCGGACACGCTGCGTCGCCCGTCATCTCTCCGGATGGACGGTGGGTGCTGTTTGTCCACAGCTATGAGCGGGTGGATGTGCTAGGGCTGGTAGACAGCCTGGGGCAGCAATGGCCGATCAAGCTGGTGGCCGGTTCCGACTTCTACATGCAGCCGGTTTGGCATCCGGTCGGCGATCGCATTGCGTGGGTCGAATGGGACCACCCTAACATGCCGTGGGATGGCACGCGGCTGAAGTTGGCATGGCTGGCCGGAGAGCCGCCGCGCGTCGTGGAGGAAACGCTGATCGCCGGTGGCATAGATGTCCCTGTGTTTCAACCTGCGTTCTCGCCTGATGGCCGCTGGCTCAGCTTCATCGCCACCGAGGGGGAGTGGGACAGGTTATACCTGCTTGATCTGACAAGCGGGGAACGGCGCGTCTTAATCCAGGACGCAGTCCTCGCCCTGCCGGCATGGGTACAGGGGTTGCGTACATATGGTTGGAGCCACGACAGCCGATGCATATTCTACCAGCGTAACGATCGTGGCTTTGGCTCGTTATGGGCGGTGGGCATAAATGGTGAGGAGCCTAAGCTACTGAACACTACACCCTATACCTGGCACGCGCAGATCGCTCCTTCACCGAAAGCGGACCGGATCGCCTTCATTGGCTCGGCTTCCACGGTGCCGACACGAGTGGTGGTCTGGGAGGCCGGACAGGCACATGTACAACGCCACAGCTTGTCCGAGACAGTTGCTGCCGAGGATCTGCCCACCCCTCGCCCTATCGAATGGAAAGCACCGGACGGGACGACTGTACATGGGTTGTATTACCCACCTACCAGCAGCCGCTTTGTTGGAACTGGACTGCCACCAGGAATTGTGAGCGTCCATGGCGGGCCGACGGGTCAGCGAGTAGCCTCGTACTCGGCGGATGCCGCCTTCTTCACAAGTCGCGGCTATGGATTCCTAGAGGTGAACTACCGCGGCAGCACTGGTTATGGACGCTCATATATGCTGGCCTTGCGCGAACATTGGGGGATGTATGACGTGGAAGACGCCGTGGGAGGCGCTCGCGCGCTGGGCGAACAGGGTCTGGCCGATCCCAGCCGACTGGCGATCATGGGCGGCAGCGCAGGCGGTTACACCGTGCTCAACGCCCTGATCCGCCATCCGGGCGTGTTCAAAGCCGGCATCTGCCTCTTCGGGGTCACCAATCTATTTACTCTGGCCACCGACACTCATAAATTCGAAGAACGGTATCTCGACTCGATGGTCGGCCCCCTGCCCCAGGCGGCCGAGCGCTATCGGAACTGGTCGCCCCTTTTCCACGCCGACCAAATCCGCGACCCGGTTGCTATCTTTCAGGGCAAGGAGGACAAGGTGGTGCCACCAGATCAAGCAGAGTCCATCGTTCAGGTGCTGCGAGCGCGTGGCACCCCTCATATCTACCGGCTGTACGAAGGAGAAGGTCATGGCTGGCGCAAGGCTGAAACCATCGTCTCATATTATGCCGATGTAGAGCGCTTCCTACGCCAGCATCTTCTGTTCGCATGA
- the aspS gene encoding aspartate--tRNA ligase produces MLKSHSCGELRTCHVGQTVILAGWVHRRRDHGGIIFLDLRDRWGIVQVVCDAKLSPQAHKVAGEVRSEYVIQVTGQVRARPEGLINPALPTGEIEVAATGLTVLNPARTPPFYPNEDQPVDEALRLRYRYLDLRRPRMQRNLILRDRIITKIREYLHARDFVEVETPILIKSTPEGARDYIVPSRVHPGKFYALPQSPQQLKQLLMVAGLERYFQIARCFRDEDLRADRQPEFTQLDLEMSFVDRDDILNVIEGLFIELVEALEPETGKRLKFKPFPRLSYDEAIARYGSDKPDLRFGLELVDLTDLVSCSQFRVFSDTAASGGQIKGIRAPGCAGYSRRELDELDAFVQQHGARGLVWLARTREGVRSPAAKFLTPEEADGIVQRLGLEPGDLGLIVADQPVIVATALGQLRLELGRRLQLMDPNELALTWVVDFPLYEWDEAEGRWTAMHHPFTSAMDEDWRYLQPGPDYDPGKAKAKAYDIVCNGWEVGGGSIRIHRRDQQALMFEVLGITPEEAQAQFGHMLEAFEYGAPPHGGIALGIDRLTAILAGETSIREVIAFPKTAQAMDLMTNAPSPASPRQLEELHICVKMS; encoded by the coding sequence ATGCTTAAGTCTCATAGCTGTGGTGAACTGAGGACTTGTCACGTCGGGCAGACCGTTATTCTGGCTGGCTGGGTTCATCGCCGGCGCGATCATGGCGGCATCATCTTCCTGGACCTGCGCGATCGCTGGGGGATCGTTCAGGTGGTCTGCGACGCAAAGCTTTCTCCTCAAGCCCATAAGGTAGCGGGTGAGGTTCGTAGCGAATATGTGATTCAGGTGACTGGCCAGGTGCGCGCCCGGCCAGAGGGCTTGATCAATCCCGCACTGCCCACCGGAGAGATCGAGGTGGCTGCCACCGGATTGACAGTGCTTAATCCGGCGCGCACGCCTCCCTTTTATCCTAACGAGGATCAGCCCGTGGACGAGGCGTTGCGCCTTCGCTACCGCTATCTCGACTTGCGCCGGCCTCGCATGCAGCGCAACCTGATCCTGCGCGATCGGATCATCACCAAGATTCGGGAGTATCTGCACGCGCGAGACTTCGTGGAAGTGGAGACGCCCATCCTAATCAAGAGCACGCCCGAAGGGGCCCGCGACTATATCGTGCCCAGCCGCGTGCACCCTGGCAAATTCTATGCGCTGCCTCAATCGCCACAGCAGCTCAAACAATTGTTGATGGTGGCTGGCCTGGAGCGCTACTTTCAGATCGCTCGTTGCTTCCGAGATGAAGATCTGCGTGCTGATCGCCAGCCGGAGTTCACGCAGCTCGACCTGGAGATGTCCTTCGTAGACCGGGATGATATCCTCAACGTGATCGAGGGCTTGTTCATCGAGCTGGTGGAAGCTCTCGAGCCGGAAACAGGCAAGCGTTTGAAGTTCAAGCCCTTCCCACGCCTGTCTTATGACGAGGCAATAGCGCGGTATGGGTCGGACAAGCCCGATTTGCGATTCGGCCTAGAGCTGGTGGATCTGACCGATCTGGTGAGCTGCAGCCAGTTCCGGGTGTTCTCAGATACAGCAGCCAGTGGCGGACAGATCAAAGGAATACGGGCGCCGGGATGCGCTGGCTACTCGCGGCGCGAGCTGGATGAGCTGGATGCGTTCGTTCAGCAACACGGGGCCCGGGGGCTGGTATGGCTGGCTCGCACCAGGGAAGGCGTGCGCTCTCCTGCGGCGAAATTCCTCACACCAGAGGAAGCGGACGGGATAGTCCAGCGGCTAGGATTGGAGCCAGGGGACCTAGGATTGATCGTGGCCGATCAGCCCGTCATCGTCGCTACGGCGCTGGGGCAGCTTCGGCTGGAGCTTGGGCGCCGGCTGCAGCTAATGGATCCGAATGAGCTGGCGCTGACATGGGTAGTAGACTTCCCCCTCTATGAGTGGGATGAGGCGGAGGGACGATGGACGGCCATGCACCATCCGTTTACCTCGGCCATGGATGAGGACTGGAGATACCTGCAACCGGGGCCGGACTATGATCCAGGGAAGGCCAAAGCCAAGGCATATGACATCGTATGTAACGGCTGGGAAGTGGGCGGAGGTAGCATCCGAATCCACCGCCGAGATCAACAGGCGCTGATGTTTGAGGTCTTGGGGATTACGCCGGAGGAGGCGCAGGCGCAGTTCGGCCATATGTTGGAGGCGTTCGAATACGGTGCGCCGCCACACGGGGGCATTGCGCTGGGGATAGACCGGCTGACGGCCATTCTGGCCGGCGAGACGAGCATTCGTGAGGTGATCGCGTTTCCTAAGACGGCGCAGGCGATGGACCTGATGACCAACGCGCCATCACCGGCATCGCCAAGACAATTGGAGGAGTTACACATCTGTGTGAAAATGAGTTAA
- a CDS encoding radical SAM protein produces the protein MITDLQDRVRLLSEASQYDVCLEAGRPMPLAQPERHPCLPPGFAPEHHISHVNAGGRRMPVLKILQTSACEKDCFYCPFRAGRDFRRASLSPDDLAYAFDQMARAGLVEGLFLSSGIVGTARTMDRMIATAELIRRKYGFRGYIHLKLLPGAEPAHIERAIALADRVSVNLEAPNPQRLARLAPHKEFTHALMETLRHAARMIREAQQAGRPLARAGTVTQFVVGPAGESDRELLTTVQSLYDAKDLTRAYYSAFSPIPDTPLEDVAPTSPWRAHRLYQGDFLLRHYGFRAEELIYDEMGNLRLDQDPKLAWALAHPDRFPVEVNRASRFQLLRVPGIGPRAADRILTARRQGKIRELGQLRRLGVDIRRAAPFVLIAGRAPAIQLPLFPA, from the coding sequence ATGATCACCGACTTGCAGGATCGCGTACGGCTGCTCAGCGAGGCCTCTCAATACGACGTCTGCCTAGAGGCGGGGCGGCCTATGCCGCTCGCCCAGCCGGAAAGGCATCCCTGTCTTCCTCCCGGCTTTGCGCCTGAGCATCACATCTCCCATGTCAACGCGGGTGGCCGGCGTATGCCCGTGCTCAAGATCCTTCAGACCAGTGCCTGCGAGAAGGACTGTTTCTATTGCCCATTTCGAGCTGGGCGAGACTTTCGCAGGGCTTCCCTTTCTCCAGATGACCTGGCCTATGCGTTCGATCAAATGGCGCGGGCCGGATTAGTGGAGGGACTCTTCCTGAGTTCGGGCATTGTGGGCACTGCGCGCACGATGGATCGTATGATCGCGACGGCAGAGCTAATACGCCGGAAATACGGCTTCCGCGGATATATCCACCTAAAGCTGCTCCCCGGCGCGGAGCCGGCTCACATCGAACGCGCTATTGCGCTGGCAGACCGGGTAAGCGTGAATTTGGAGGCACCAAACCCTCAAAGGTTAGCCAGGCTGGCTCCCCATAAGGAGTTTACTCACGCACTGATGGAGACGCTGCGTCATGCGGCGCGGATGATCCGAGAGGCCCAACAGGCAGGCCGTCCGCTTGCTCGCGCAGGCACGGTTACCCAGTTCGTCGTCGGACCAGCTGGCGAAAGCGATCGAGAGCTTCTCACCACCGTACAATCCCTGTATGATGCCAAAGACTTGACTCGAGCCTACTACAGCGCTTTCTCTCCGATCCCTGACACTCCTCTAGAAGATGTAGCACCTACCTCTCCCTGGCGGGCACACCGCCTGTATCAGGGCGATTTTCTGCTCCGTCACTACGGTTTTCGCGCTGAAGAGCTAATTTACGACGAAATGGGCAACCTGCGGCTGGATCAGGATCCCAAGCTGGCGTGGGCGTTAGCCCATCCGGATCGTTTCCCAGTTGAGGTGAACCGCGCGAGTCGCTTTCAGCTCTTGCGCGTCCCCGGCATTGGTCCTCGTGCTGCTGACCGCATCCTCACTGCGCGCCGACAAGGCAAGATTCGTGAGCTGGGGCAGCTGCGCCGGCTGGGAGTAGATATCCGACGGGCAGCGCCATTTGTCCTCATTGCCGGGCGTGCTCCGGCCATTCAGCTCCCCCTGTTTCCTGCCTAG
- a CDS encoding LysM peptidoglycan-binding domain-containing protein, whose protein sequence is MSIRSPRLFLGAILALVFILALPAIVLAHPLNRPSSGEVIHRVQRGETLAAIANRYRTTVAQLMAYNGLRNPNLIYVGQRLRIPTVAPASSTTSSTSDSPATTEGQVHIVRPGEYLALIARRYGVTVAALMRENGLRNSNLLYAGQRLRIPAGNSSTPPRPAPAPAPEPQPVHAPAGEKWIDINVTTQTLSAYEGDKLVFTTKVSTGTRRYPTVLGKFRIRTKLRSQTMAGPGYYLPNVPYVMYFYAGYAIHGTYWHNDFGRPRSHGCVNLSIPDAKWLYEWAPIGTLVITHR, encoded by the coding sequence ATGTCGATTCGATCGCCTCGTCTCTTTTTGGGGGCCATTCTGGCCCTGGTATTTATCCTTGCGTTGCCTGCTATCGTGCTGGCTCATCCCCTCAACCGCCCCTCCTCCGGCGAAGTGATTCATCGGGTGCAACGCGGGGAAACGCTGGCTGCCATCGCTAACCGCTATCGCACTACGGTAGCCCAATTGATGGCCTATAACGGCCTCAGGAATCCTAACTTGATCTACGTGGGACAGAGGCTCCGCATCCCTACGGTGGCTCCTGCGTCCTCTACGACTTCATCGACAAGCGATTCACCCGCCACTACGGAAGGCCAGGTACATATCGTCCGACCTGGTGAGTACTTAGCATTGATCGCTAGACGTTACGGAGTCACTGTAGCCGCTTTAATGCGCGAGAATGGGTTGAGAAACAGTAACCTGCTGTATGCGGGGCAGCGCTTGCGCATCCCTGCTGGTAATTCTTCCACTCCTCCTAGGCCTGCACCCGCTCCGGCCCCTGAGCCGCAGCCAGTCCACGCGCCAGCGGGTGAGAAGTGGATTGATATCAATGTGACCACGCAGACGCTCAGCGCCTACGAGGGCGACAAATTGGTCTTCACCACCAAGGTGAGCACCGGCACCCGACGATATCCTACTGTGCTTGGCAAGTTCCGTATCCGCACCAAGCTGCGCTCGCAGACGATGGCGGGGCCGGGATATTACCTTCCGAACGTGCCATATGTCATGTACTTCTACGCTGGATATGCCATTCATGGCACGTATTGGCATAACGACTTCGGCCGCCCCAGAAGCCATGGTTGTGTAAACTTGAGCATTCCAGACGCCAAGTGGCTCTACGAGTGGGCGCCCATCGGAACATTGGTGATCACCCACCGCTGA